A genomic stretch from Bosea sp. F3-2 includes:
- the rpmF gene encoding 50S ribosomal protein L32 yields the protein MAVPKRKTSPSKRGMRRSADALKQPTYIEDKNSGELRRPHHVDLKSGMYRGRQVLKVKTDA from the coding sequence ATGGCCGTTCCGAAGAGAAAGACGTCGCCGTCGAAGCGTGGCATGCGCCGCTCGGCCGACGCGCTGAAGCAGCCCACCTATATCGAGGACAAGAACTCGGGCGAGCTGCGCCGTCCGCACCATGTCGACCTGAAGAGCGGCATGTACCGCGGCCGTCAGGTCCTCAAGGTCAAGACCGACGCCTGA